In Deinococcus maricopensis DSM 21211, the sequence TGCAGTCCTCCGTGTCCACGTACCCGGGCACCGCCGGCGTGATGATCCACGCGTCGTGCCCCTGGCGGCGCAGTTCGCGGGCGAGCAGCAGCACGCTGGTCGACACGCCGTTGTGGTCCGGCAGGAACACGTCCGTAAACAAGCCGACACGCAGGGGCCTCATCGCAGGCCACCTCCGTGCACGCGGCCCATCTTCTCGGTCCAATCCCGCTTCGCAGCGTTCATCGCCCCCACGATACCGCGAATGCTGTTCATGCGCGGCTCATTTGCTGAGCGTCGGCGATATATCCCATAGGGCATAGCCTGCGCGCCCACCCCGAGCGGCGCGTCCACCGAAAGGTGTGCGATGGTAAGGGCGCATGCGTCGCCGCACCCTCCCCCTGCTGCTCACCGCCCTCGCCGCCGTCACCCTGCCCCGGCTGCTGCACGGCCCACTCGGCCTGGGCGTCGTGCAGGGCGGCCACGGCGGCAAGAGCGAACTGGCCCTCACGTTCAACGGCGTGCCCGGCACGAACCTGCTCGCCGTCCTGCGCGCCGCGAACGTTCCCGCCACCTTCTTCCTGAAGCGCGAAGAGGCGCACCCGGAACTGCTCGCGCACCTGCGCGCCGAGGGGCACCAGGTGGCCCTGCGCGGCGGCACGTGGCGGTACGCCCCCATGGACGGCGTCACCCACGTCCGCCCGGACGGGTACACGCCGCTCACGGTCGCGCACGCCCGCCGCGCGCACCTTACGCCCACCACCCCGGGCGTACGGGTCACGTCCGCCGCGCACGCCCTGGACCGCGCGGAGCCCGGCGCCGTCCTCACGCTGCCCCTCGACCCGACTGGCCTCGCCGACACGCTGCAGGAACTCCGCGCGCGCGGCTACACGCTGCACACCGTCGACGCCCTGTACGGCCCGCGCCGCGGCACGCCCCGCGCCGCCGTGCTGCGCGCCTGGCGCGCCACCGTCGACGCGCGCTTCGACCGCCAAAAGAACCTCACGCCCCTGACGACGCGCGCCCGCGCGCTGTTCCGCCTCGGCGCCGCGCCCTACGAGGGCCCCAGCACCGTCAACGCCGAAGGGCGCCTCCTCCCGCACGGCGCGCCCGGTGCGGAACTGCACCTGCACAACGGCCGCTTCGTGGCCGTCGCGGACCTCAGCGCGATCACGGCCCTGCGCGCCATCCGCGACAGCCTCCGTGACGTCGCGCACGCCGTCCAGACCGACCCGCGCTACGCGGACACCCAGGTCGTGTGGGCGCTCACGCTCTTCCACGACGTGCTCGGCCCGCTCGGGTTCACCAGCGCCGACATGGCCGACCCACGCCAGGCGCGGCTGTTCGCCTTCGGCATGGACGCCCTGCGCCGCCTGTACGGCGCGCGCGCCACCGGCCGCACCATCCTGCCGAAGTACATCGTCATGGACCGCCAGACGCTGCTTGAACGCTACGGCCAGACCAGGGGCTGAGTGCCGCTCTCACCCCGGAGGGACCGCGCCCCGGGCCCGGCCGCGCGTCCCACTTTGCGCGCCCGCCCGGGCCGCTAGACTGTTTCGGTGAACGTTCGGAACTTCTCCATCATCGCCCACGTGGACCACGGCAAAAGCACGCTGGCGGACCGCATCCTGGAAAAACTGGGCGCGATGGGCGAGCGCGACAAGCGCGACCAGACGCTCGACACGCTCGAACTTGAGCGCGAGCGCGGCATCACCATCAAAAGCACCCCCATCCGCCTCAACTACACCCGCCCCAACGGCGACACGTACGTCCTGAACCTGATCGACACGCCCGGCCACGTCGACTTCAACTACGAGGTCAGCCGCAGCCTCGCCGCGTGTGAGGGCGTGTTGCTGCTGGTGGACGCGTCGCAGGGCGTCGAGGCGCAGACCATCGTGAACGCCTACCTCGCCATCGACAGCAACCTCGAGATCGTCCCGGTCGTGAACAAGATTGACCTGCCCGCCGCGGACCCCGAGGGCGCCGCGCAGGAACTTGAGGACGTCATCGGCATTCCCGCCGAGGACGCCATCTTCGCGTCCGGCAAGAGCGGCATCGGCATCGACGACATCCTCGAAGCGGTCGTGGAGCGCATCCCGCCCCCGCCCGGCGACCCGCAGGCGCCGCTCAAGGCGCTGATCTTCGATTCGTTCTACGACGCGTACCAGGGCGTGATCCTGTTCGTTCGGGTGCTGGAAGGCACCATCCGCGCGAAGGACGAGATGATGCTCTACCACACCGGCAAGTCCTTCGGCGTGGACAAGGTCGGCACCTTCTCACCCGGCCTGATCGTCGGTCAGAGCCTGCAGGCGGGCGAGGTCGGCTGGGTCGCCGCGAGCATCAAGGACATCCACGACGCGCAAGTCGGCGACACCATCACCCTCAAGGGCAACCCCACCCAGGAGCCGTTCCCGGGCTTCAAGCCCGCGCAGCCCGTGGTGTTCTCGGGGCTGTACCCCACCAACACTGAGGAGTACCGCAAGCTCCGCGAGGCCCTCGAGAAACTCAAACTCAACGACGCCGCGTTCACGTTCGAGCCGGAAACGTCCGAAGCGCTCGGCTTCGGGTTCCGCTGCGGCTTCCTGGGCCTGCTGCACGCCGAAATCATTCAGGAGCGCCTGGAACGCGAGTACGACCTTGACCTGATCGCCACCGCCCCGGCCGTCGTGTACCGCCTCACCCTCACCAACGGTGAGGTGTTCGAAACGCAGAACCCCGCCGAGTTCCCCACCCGCGACCGCATCGAGGTAATCGAGGAACCGTACATCAAGCTGAGCGTCATGCTGCCCGAGGAGCACGTCGGGCCGGTCATGCAGCTGCTGCAGGAACGCCGCGGCGTCATGCAGACCATGAACTACGTCGGCAAGCGCGTGGAGCTCATCTACGAGGTGCCGTTCGCGGAGATCCTGTACGACTTCCACGACCGCCTCAAGAGCATCAGCCGCGGCTACGCCAGCATGGACTACGAGATCATCGGCTACCGCGAGGGGGACCTCGTGAAGGTCGACATCTACGTGAACCAGGAAATCGTGGACGCCCTCGCGGTCATCGTGCACGAGGACCGCGCGTACGGCCTCGGGCGCAAGATCGTCGACCGGATGGCCGACGTCATCCCCCGCCAGATGTGGGCGGTGCCGGTGCAGGCCGCCATCGGCGGGAAGATCATCGCGCGCGCCACCGTGAAGGCCTTCCGCAAGGACGTCCTCGCGAAATGCTACGGCGGCGACATCAGCCGCAAGAAGAAACTGCTCGACAAGCAGAAGAAGGGCAAGGCCCGCATGAAGCAGATCGGCACGGTCGAAGTGCCGCAAGAAGCGTTCCTCGCGGTCCTCAGCACCGACGAGTAACCGCGCGCCGCCCCGCAAGGCCACAGCCGAAGCTGTGGCCTTCAGCGTTTCTTAGCGCGCCCGCGCCTTGACTGTCCGTTAAGTCGCCCGTACGCCCCCCGCTCATCTGCCCTGCGTACCGTACAGAGGCACATGCCCGGAGGAGGCCCAGCGATGACCCAGCAAGTCCCGCAAGTGTCCGTATTCGGCGGCACCCAGCTGCTCCGCCCGGACGTGATCCGCGTGCGCCTCCCCATGGTGAACGCCTACCTGATCGGCCCGCCCGGCGGAGACTGGGTGCTCATTGACGCCGGCATGGTCCTGAACACCCGCCTGATCCGCCAGGCCGCCCGGCAGCACCACGACGAACGCCCGCCGAGCGCCATCGTCCTCACGCACGGGCACCTCGACCACGTCGGTTCCCTGCACGCCCTGCTGCGCATCTGGGACGTGCCCGTATACGCCCACCCGCTCGAACTGCCGTACCTGACCGGGCAGCACCCCTACCCGTTCCCGGACCCCACCGTCGGGGGCGTCATGAGCGCCCTGTCCCCCGCGTTCGTGCCTGGCCCGTTCGACTTCCGCCCGAACGTCCGCACCCTCCCCGCCGACGGCAGCGTCCCGCACCTGCCCGGCTGGCGCTGGCTGCACACGCCCGGCCACTCGCCCGGCCACGTGTCCCTGTGGCGCGCGCAGGACCGCACCCTCATCGCCGGGGACGCGTTCGTCACCACCCGGCAGGAAACCGTGAACGGCGCGCTGCGCCTGCGGCCCATGCGCGTGCACCGCCCGCCCGCGTACTACACCCCCAACTGGGACGCCGCGCGCGAAAGTGTCCGCGTCCTCGCGCGCCTGCACCCGGACACCGCCGCCACCGGCCACGGCCACCCCATGAGCGGCGAACGCATGGCCCGCGCGCTCACGCGCCTCGCCCGTGACTTCGACCAGATCGGCCGACCCGAACGCGGCTGGTACCTGCGGCACCCCGTGCCCATCGCGCTGCCCACCACGCGCCTCACCGCGCCCACGCTGCGCCGCGCCGCGCTGCTCGGCGTCGCCCTCCTGGGCGCGGGCGCGCTGCTCTTCCGGCGCGGCGGGCGCGCCCATCCCGCGTAGGCGCCCCGAAACGGTGAGGCCTCTCTAAAGCCCTATTCGGGTATGCCGTATAAACCTCGCCGGCGGGTCGGCGATGATGAGCCGGTATGAATCGACGCGTGCGCGCATTCCTCCAAGGTGGCGGCAGGGTGCGCTGGCACCTCGTCACCCTTCTGATCGCGTCCGCGCTGGTCCTGCTCGCGTATGTCGCCCGGGAGGGCCTCTACCAGTTCGCGCCGGGCAGCGCGCCGTTCATGATGTTCTTCGCGTCCATCGCCGCGAGCGCCTACGCCCGCAGCGCCTGGGGCGGCGTGTACTCCACCCTGCTCAGCGGCCTCGTGGTGCTCCTCACCAGCACCCAGGGGCAGGCGCAGTCGGAACTCACGTTCGCGCTGTTCGCCCTGCAGGGCGGCATCATCACCGCCTTCGCTGCGCGCATGCACGGCCTCAACCAGCGCCTGCGCAGCAGCCTCCGCGAAGTCCGGAGCATGAACGAGGCGCTCGGCGACCTGCAGGCGGAACTCAGCATCGCCGCGTTCAGCGACCCGCTCACGCGCCTCGGCAACCGCCGCGCCTTCGACGAGGACTTCCACGGCACCTGCCAGGCGGCCCTCAGCGGCCAGCACCCCTTCAGCGTCGCCCTCATCGACCTCGACGGCCTCAAGCAGATCAACGACGCCGAAGGGCACCTGCGCGGCGACGCCCTCATCAAAACGTTCGCTGCGTGCCTCCAGAGCGCCCTCCCCGCCGACGCGCGCGTGTACCGCTTCGGCGGCGACGAGTTCGCGATCATCTGGCCGGGCCTCACCACCGCGAACGCCCGCCTCGCCACCGAAAGCGTCGCGCAGGCCGCGCGGTTCACCCGCGACCTCGGCTTCCCGGCCGCGGGCGCCAGTGTCGGCGTCGCGTGCATCCCCGACGAAGCCCGCGCCGAATCCGACGCGCTGCGCCTCAGCGACAGCCGCCTCTACCAGCACAAACGCGGCCGCCGCACCCCCGAACCCGACCGCGACGCCTTCCTGCGCCCCGCCCACGCCTGAACGCGCCCGCGCGGGGCGGCGCTGTGAAATCCCACGCGCACGCCCCACCACCCCGCCCCTACACTGAGGAGCGTGCGGCCCTTCCACTCCCTGCGGGCGCAAGTGACGCTGGTGGTGTTCCTCACGGCGTTCATCCCGAACGTCGCCGTGTCCCTCACGCTCGGCCTGTTCCACTTAGACGGCCGCCTGCTCGCCTGGCTCGCCCTCGTCGGCCTCATCAGCGGCGTCAGCGCGTACATCGTCACCGGCGCGCTCCTGCGCCCCGCCCTGCGCCTCCGCGCCGAAGTCGACGCCGGCACGTTCGCCGCGAGCCTCCCCGACGACCCCAGCGAAGTGCAGGCCCTGCGCAGCGCCTTCACCCGCCTCGTCGCGCGCGTCCACGCCGAACAGGCCCGCCGCGCCGCCTTCATGGCCACCCTCGTCCACGACCTCAAAACGCCCCTGATCGCCACCGGGCACCTCGCCGGCGTACTCGCTAGCCCCGACCTGCCCCCCGCTGAACGCACCCACCTCGTCCGCGAAATGCAGGCCGAAACGGACCGCCTCCTCGCGCTCGTGCAGCAGATGAGCGACGCGCACCGCTTCGAACGCGAAGACGTCCACCTCAACCGCGCGCCCACCGACCTGCGCGCCCTCGCCGAGCGCGTCGCCACCCGCGCCCGCCAGAGCGCCCCCCGCCTCACCGTCACCGTCACCGGCGACGCCCACGCTCACATCGACGCGCGCGTCCTCGAACGCGCCGCCCTGAACCTCACCGACAACGCCGTCCGCTACGCCACCCGCACCGTCACCCTGCACGTCACCCCGCACCACCTGTGCGTCACCGACGACGGTCCTGGCCTCAGCGCCCCCCTCAGCACCCTCGCGCAACCCTTCAACGCGCAACCCACCACCATCGCCGGGCACCAGTACACCGCCGGCACCGCCGGCCTCGGCCTGTACATCGCCCGCCGCATCGCCGAAGCGCACGGCGGCACCCTCGCCTACACCCACGACGACACCGGCACGCACTTCACGCTCAGCTGGGCGGAGGAAACCGCATGAACGTCCTCATCGCCGACGACCACCCCCTCTTCCGCATGGGCCTGCGCTACGCCCTCACCGCGCAAGGCTTCACCGTTATCGCCGAAGCCGCCGACGGCCACGCCGCCCTGCAGCTTGCCCTCACGCACCGCCCCGACGTGGCCCTGCTCGACGTGAAAATGCCCGGCCTGACCGGCATCGAGGTCGCCGAACGCCTCCGCACCACCGCTCCCGGCGTCCTCGTCGCCCTGATCACAACCTTCCAGGAGCCCGCCATCATCCAGTCCGCGCGCCGCGCGGGCGCCCGCGCGTACCTCAGCAAGGAAACGCCCCCGCAGGACCTCGCGCGGCAACTGCGCGCCCTGATGGACCGCCCGTTCGACGACCACCTCCCACACGTGACGGTCCCCACGCTCACGCCCCGTGAAGGGGACGTGCTGCGCCTCCTCGCGGACGGCCAGAGCAATAAGGAAATCGCCCGCAGCCTCGGCGTCAGCCCCGAAACCGTCAAGGAGCACCTCGCGCGCATGTACGTGAAACTCGACGCGCCGGACCGCGTGAGCGCCCTCAACAAAGCCCGCACCCTCGGCCTCATCGAGTGAGCCCCGTACCAACAATGCAGAAAAGACCCCCACCGAAGTGGGGGGTCTTTCTTTGGTGTGCCCGAAGGGATTCGAACCCCTGGCCTTCTGATCCGTAGTCAGACGCTCTATCCAGCTGAGCTACGGGCACTTATGGCGGAGAGGGAGGGATTTGAACCCTCGGTACCCTTTTGGAGTACGCAGTCTTAGCAGGACT encodes:
- a CDS encoding YkoP family protein, which codes for MRRRTLPLLLTALAAVTLPRLLHGPLGLGVVQGGHGGKSELALTFNGVPGTNLLAVLRAANVPATFFLKREEAHPELLAHLRAEGHQVALRGGTWRYAPMDGVTHVRPDGYTPLTVAHARRAHLTPTTPGVRVTSAAHALDRAEPGAVLTLPLDPTGLADTLQELRARGYTLHTVDALYGPRRGTPRAAVLRAWRATVDARFDRQKNLTPLTTRARALFRLGAAPYEGPSTVNAEGRLLPHGAPGAELHLHNGRFVAVADLSAITALRAIRDSLRDVAHAVQTDPRYADTQVVWALTLFHDVLGPLGFTSADMADPRQARLFAFGMDALRRLYGARATGRTILPKYIVMDRQTLLERYGQTRG
- the lepA gene encoding translation elongation factor 4, translating into MNVRNFSIIAHVDHGKSTLADRILEKLGAMGERDKRDQTLDTLELERERGITIKSTPIRLNYTRPNGDTYVLNLIDTPGHVDFNYEVSRSLAACEGVLLLVDASQGVEAQTIVNAYLAIDSNLEIVPVVNKIDLPAADPEGAAQELEDVIGIPAEDAIFASGKSGIGIDDILEAVVERIPPPPGDPQAPLKALIFDSFYDAYQGVILFVRVLEGTIRAKDEMMLYHTGKSFGVDKVGTFSPGLIVGQSLQAGEVGWVAASIKDIHDAQVGDTITLKGNPTQEPFPGFKPAQPVVFSGLYPTNTEEYRKLREALEKLKLNDAAFTFEPETSEALGFGFRCGFLGLLHAEIIQERLEREYDLDLIATAPAVVYRLTLTNGEVFETQNPAEFPTRDRIEVIEEPYIKLSVMLPEEHVGPVMQLLQERRGVMQTMNYVGKRVELIYEVPFAEILYDFHDRLKSISRGYASMDYEIIGYREGDLVKVDIYVNQEIVDALAVIVHEDRAYGLGRKIVDRMADVIPRQMWAVPVQAAIGGKIIARATVKAFRKDVLAKCYGGDISRKKKLLDKQKKGKARMKQIGTVEVPQEAFLAVLSTDE
- a CDS encoding MBL fold metallo-hydrolase, producing the protein MTQQVPQVSVFGGTQLLRPDVIRVRLPMVNAYLIGPPGGDWVLIDAGMVLNTRLIRQAARQHHDERPPSAIVLTHGHLDHVGSLHALLRIWDVPVYAHPLELPYLTGQHPYPFPDPTVGGVMSALSPAFVPGPFDFRPNVRTLPADGSVPHLPGWRWLHTPGHSPGHVSLWRAQDRTLIAGDAFVTTRQETVNGALRLRPMRVHRPPAYYTPNWDAARESVRVLARLHPDTAATGHGHPMSGERMARALTRLARDFDQIGRPERGWYLRHPVPIALPTTRLTAPTLRRAALLGVALLGAGALLFRRGGRAHPA
- a CDS encoding GGDEF domain-containing protein is translated as MNRRVRAFLQGGGRVRWHLVTLLIASALVLLAYVAREGLYQFAPGSAPFMMFFASIAASAYARSAWGGVYSTLLSGLVVLLTSTQGQAQSELTFALFALQGGIITAFAARMHGLNQRLRSSLREVRSMNEALGDLQAELSIAAFSDPLTRLGNRRAFDEDFHGTCQAALSGQHPFSVALIDLDGLKQINDAEGHLRGDALIKTFAACLQSALPADARVYRFGGDEFAIIWPGLTTANARLATESVAQAARFTRDLGFPAAGASVGVACIPDEARAESDALRLSDSRLYQHKRGRRTPEPDRDAFLRPAHA
- a CDS encoding sensor histidine kinase, translating into MRPFHSLRAQVTLVVFLTAFIPNVAVSLTLGLFHLDGRLLAWLALVGLISGVSAYIVTGALLRPALRLRAEVDAGTFAASLPDDPSEVQALRSAFTRLVARVHAEQARRAAFMATLVHDLKTPLIATGHLAGVLASPDLPPAERTHLVREMQAETDRLLALVQQMSDAHRFEREDVHLNRAPTDLRALAERVATRARQSAPRLTVTVTGDAHAHIDARVLERAALNLTDNAVRYATRTVTLHVTPHHLCVTDDGPGLSAPLSTLAQPFNAQPTTIAGHQYTAGTAGLGLYIARRIAEAHGGTLAYTHDDTGTHFTLSWAEETA
- a CDS encoding response regulator transcription factor: MNVLIADDHPLFRMGLRYALTAQGFTVIAEAADGHAALQLALTHRPDVALLDVKMPGLTGIEVAERLRTTAPGVLVALITTFQEPAIIQSARRAGARAYLSKETPPQDLARQLRALMDRPFDDHLPHVTVPTLTPREGDVLRLLADGQSNKEIARSLGVSPETVKEHLARMYVKLDAPDRVSALNKARTLGLIE